A region of Corynebacterium glucuronolyticum DSM 44120 DNA encodes the following proteins:
- the eccCa gene encoding type VII secretion protein EccCa has product MPVVMVAVMLGMVGLMLLGSTNPNPSMLIFPVFMVLSMLMMFAPTSSEDPDEIRRVYLRHLGVLGEQARAVAVAQKEYEEFCHPAPHSLWSLVDSPRLWERVRGDADVLTVRVGTGVTPLATPIVIPEMGAQEDLDPVCLIAFRHTVQASRAVHGVPLTVDLTAFPFIGIVEGDEGEDSAPGGDSVRDLARAIIASAAFFHGPELLGIDVCGRCATEWESVKWLPHNRDPYSAPWTILVVDDVPGEQQAASADPNVLETRIAAAAGTVICIVVGSNSSTELGQMCWQDGLVLYSHGDPQEGECASAGASAHAPRNRGDRSFSPRVGQRTSRERVWSAGAGEPSATHGRSRTRNTQLGVATEGGEQVIGLADGVTEAEFDQLVRAIGAYDRPGSGYEAIASSGELLPMLGVSTPTRLPLGQLWERDEHYLLAVPIGADEEGRPVVLDMKESALGGVGPHGLCIGATGSGKSELLKTLVVSLALTHSPADLNLILVDFKGGATFLELGKLPHTSAVITNLAEEQTLVGRMQEAISGEMNRRQEVLRAAGNIPNIGAYAHKAAHDPSLPPLPHLVIIIDEFSELLGQHPDFAELFVAVGRLGRSLGVHLLLASQRLEEGRLRGLDSHLSYRIGLKTFSASESRQVIGTADAYHLPAKPGSGYMKTDADELIRFTASYVSGPVKEATVASDEEVRVQLFTGWREADPVGSDTAAEQNQAGTDAGACGNSADEADGGSATGSPATGGPAGGGSAAGGTAGNEAVQASDTAAAPPETLVDRVVAACSAEAEAQELVAHQVWLPPLPPVVPLGAVLGGGTAAAGGTAAAGGTAAVGGTSGATGSSAGHSSLSASAEKRGGIAATIGIIDRPYQQRQDPFVLPLNGAAGHLAICGGPQSGKTTAVRSLVLSCATTHTTADIAFYILDLGGADLAELSSLPHVAGVVGKQNKETVDRVFAEVTQLIDDATTSGGSGSPTPTRETFLIIDGFHIIRADFEEHLDTVARIASDGLGAGVHLIITTHRWSELRPAIRDLIGGRIELHLADPLDSLIDRKAQERVPALPGRGLTPDGESMLIALSSGEDIHHVHELAAGQPPVPQLRLMPTTLTSSELPGPEGAPGGHITIPLGIGGARLAPSMWQPGVSQHLLALGARGCGKTSLMELVGQSLSCIGRDVARLIVLDPRRSLLGTFPQDMLAGYAATADTMATLVENLAVTLSTRMPSAEVSPQELRERSWWSGPDLFLLVDDCHLIADHIFQPLHPYLPHARDVGLHIVLSRKAGAFSRALYTPLISGIMDAQPDILIYSADPADGPIAGVKTTVAAPGRAQLVRESARVGPIQVALPHAETTQ; this is encoded by the coding sequence ATGCCTGTGGTGATGGTGGCAGTGATGCTCGGAATGGTCGGCCTCATGCTCCTCGGCAGCACAAACCCGAACCCTTCCATGCTCATCTTCCCGGTCTTCATGGTGCTGAGCATGCTGATGATGTTTGCGCCCACCTCCAGCGAGGATCCGGACGAGATAAGGCGGGTATACCTCCGGCACCTCGGAGTATTAGGTGAGCAGGCGCGGGCCGTAGCCGTCGCACAGAAAGAGTACGAGGAGTTTTGCCACCCGGCGCCACATTCGCTGTGGTCACTCGTGGATTCCCCACGGCTGTGGGAACGCGTGCGTGGAGACGCAGATGTGCTCACCGTCCGTGTCGGCACAGGAGTTACGCCCCTTGCCACCCCGATTGTCATCCCCGAAATGGGTGCGCAGGAAGATCTTGACCCCGTTTGCCTCATCGCGTTTCGGCACACCGTGCAGGCCAGCCGCGCCGTCCACGGCGTGCCACTTACCGTCGACCTGACGGCCTTTCCATTTATCGGCATTGTGGAGGGAGACGAAGGCGAGGACAGCGCCCCCGGTGGAGACAGTGTGCGGGATCTGGCGCGGGCGATTATCGCATCTGCAGCATTCTTCCACGGTCCTGAACTTCTTGGCATCGACGTGTGTGGCAGATGCGCTACGGAGTGGGAGAGTGTGAAATGGTTGCCACACAACCGGGACCCGTACTCGGCACCGTGGACCATCCTCGTTGTTGACGATGTGCCAGGGGAACAGCAGGCAGCCAGTGCCGACCCGAACGTGCTAGAGACGCGAATCGCCGCCGCAGCGGGCACCGTCATCTGTATCGTCGTGGGTTCCAACTCGTCCACAGAACTGGGGCAGATGTGCTGGCAGGATGGCCTCGTCCTGTACTCGCACGGGGATCCACAGGAAGGAGAATGTGCTTCCGCTGGTGCTTCTGCCCATGCCCCCAGAAACCGTGGTGACCGCAGCTTTTCTCCCCGTGTGGGGCAGCGCACGTCGCGCGAACGCGTGTGGTCTGCAGGGGCCGGTGAGCCGAGCGCGACACATGGACGCAGCCGAACCCGCAACACGCAGCTAGGGGTGGCGACAGAAGGTGGCGAACAGGTCATTGGCCTAGCCGACGGGGTGACAGAAGCCGAATTCGATCAGCTTGTACGGGCAATTGGTGCCTACGACCGGCCGGGCAGCGGCTATGAAGCCATCGCCTCCTCCGGGGAACTGCTGCCCATGTTGGGGGTGTCCACCCCCACGCGACTACCACTCGGGCAGCTGTGGGAACGGGACGAGCACTATCTTCTCGCCGTCCCCATCGGCGCAGATGAAGAAGGCCGACCAGTGGTGCTCGACATGAAAGAATCCGCCCTTGGCGGCGTTGGCCCCCACGGCCTGTGCATTGGGGCGACAGGATCCGGAAAATCAGAACTACTGAAGACCCTCGTTGTTTCCCTGGCACTGACGCATTCGCCGGCGGATCTCAACCTCATCCTTGTGGACTTCAAGGGCGGTGCCACCTTCCTGGAACTCGGTAAGCTACCGCACACCTCGGCAGTGATCACCAACCTGGCAGAGGAACAGACACTCGTGGGGAGGATGCAGGAAGCGATCAGCGGGGAGATGAACCGCAGGCAGGAAGTTCTCCGTGCGGCGGGCAACATCCCCAACATTGGTGCGTACGCCCACAAGGCCGCCCACGACCCGAGCCTTCCCCCGTTGCCACACCTTGTCATCATCATCGACGAATTCTCTGAGCTACTTGGTCAACACCCTGACTTTGCTGAACTGTTTGTTGCTGTTGGTCGCCTTGGCCGATCCCTCGGTGTCCACCTCCTGCTCGCCTCGCAGCGGTTAGAGGAGGGGAGACTGCGCGGCCTGGATTCGCACCTGAGCTACAGAATCGGCCTCAAGACTTTTTCCGCCTCCGAATCTCGCCAGGTGATTGGTACGGCCGATGCGTACCATCTGCCGGCGAAGCCGGGCTCCGGATACATGAAAACCGATGCTGACGAACTGATCCGGTTTACCGCTTCCTACGTGTCTGGCCCCGTCAAGGAGGCCACAGTAGCAAGCGATGAAGAAGTCCGCGTGCAGCTGTTTACCGGGTGGCGGGAGGCAGATCCCGTGGGCTCCGATACGGCTGCTGAGCAAAACCAGGCCGGGACCGATGCGGGTGCCTGCGGCAATTCCGCAGACGAGGCTGATGGTGGATCCGCCACAGGCAGTCCTGCCACGGGTGGACCTGCCGGAGGTGGCTCTGCTGCAGGTGGTACTGCGGGCAATGAAGCTGTCCAAGCAAGCGACACCGCTGCAGCACCACCGGAAACCCTCGTTGACCGTGTTGTCGCAGCCTGCAGTGCAGAAGCAGAGGCACAGGAGTTGGTGGCGCACCAGGTATGGCTCCCACCGCTGCCACCGGTTGTCCCACTCGGCGCGGTGCTGGGCGGCGGCACCGCTGCTGCCGGTGGCACCGCTGCTGCCGGTGGCACCGCTGCTGTCGGGGGCACCAGTGGTGCCACCGGTTCGTCGGCAGGTCACAGCTCCCTGTCCGCCTCTGCAGAGAAGCGGGGCGGAATCGCAGCCACGATCGGCATCATCGACCGGCCCTACCAACAGCGACAAGACCCCTTCGTCCTGCCCCTGAACGGCGCGGCAGGACACCTCGCCATCTGTGGCGGACCGCAATCGGGTAAAACAACGGCCGTACGCAGCCTCGTGCTGTCCTGCGCCACGACGCACACCACCGCCGACATCGCCTTCTACATCCTCGACCTCGGCGGAGCAGACCTTGCAGAACTGTCCAGCCTGCCCCATGTCGCCGGAGTCGTCGGCAAGCAAAACAAAGAAACAGTAGACAGAGTATTTGCCGAGGTCACCCAACTCATCGACGATGCCACTACCAGCGGGGGCAGCGGTTCCCCCACACCCACGCGGGAAACATTCCTCATCATCGACGGCTTCCACATCATCCGGGCCGACTTCGAGGAGCACCTGGACACCGTCGCGCGGATCGCCTCCGACGGACTCGGTGCCGGCGTCCACCTCATCATCACCACCCACCGCTGGAGCGAACTCCGCCCCGCAATCCGCGACCTCATCGGCGGGCGCATCGAACTCCACCTCGCCGACCCACTTGACTCACTCATCGACCGCAAAGCCCAAGAACGCGTCCCCGCCCTACCCGGCAGAGGACTGACCCCCGACGGTGAATCCATGCTCATCGCCCTAAGTTCCGGCGAAGACATCCACCACGTGCACGAACTTGCAGCCGGGCAGCCGCCAGTGCCACAGCTTCGTCTCATGCCCACCACCCTCACCAGCAGCGAACTACCCGGCCCCGAGGGCGCGCCGGGTGGCCACATCACCATCCCACTCGGGATCGGCGGCGCACGACTCGCCCCGTCCATGTGGCAGCCCGGTGTTTCCCAACACCTCCTCGCCCTCGGCGCGCGGGGCTGTGGCAAAACCTCCCTCATGGAGCTCGTCGGCCAATCACTATCCTGTATCGGACGCGACGTTGCGCGGTTAATCGTCCTCGATCCGCGCCGCAGTCTCCTCGGTACCTTCCCACAAGACATGCTCGCGGGCTACGCCGCCACCGCCGACACTATGGCCACGCTGGTGGAAAACCTCGCCGTCACACTGTCCACCCGTATGCCCTCGGCGGAGGTCAGCCCACAGGAGCTCCGCGAACGCTCCTGGTGGTCGGGTCCCGATCTTTTTCTGCTTGTCGACGATTGCCATCTCATCGCCGACCACATCTTCCAGCCCCTCCACCCCTACCTGCCACACGCCCGCGATGTCGGCCTCCACATCGTGTTGAGCCGCAAAGCCGGTGCCTTCTCCCGGGCGCTCTACACGCCACTTATCAGTGGAATTATGGATGCCCAGCCAGACATCCTCATCTACTCAGCCGATCCCGCCGACGGGCCCATCGCCGGAGTGAAAACCACCGTGGCAGCCCCGGGGCGAGCCCAACTTGTGCGCGAGTCGGCGCGCGTCGGCCCCATCCAAGTCGCACTTCCGCACGCAGAAACCACACAATAA
- a CDS encoding type VII secretion-associated protein gives MPANYDTDHVVTVTVDDIATVIDGPDTVYRYDLPATGIIEGWAVPAVVDQIKDLCSEYWPDIEVVITADERTTEMLARTLLNKGIAAYSSSVLHKDDPPQPVESYPLEEPQPGESRAAVYRPQARSGASTLLTLTNAAIAAVVLLVIALSWWAISSALPGATRDTRAADETTVAPSPVATTSDPETEETVDNEPVTVSGGGLEMKTPPNFTLTARPDGAYTAEGPDPDLRIVVAADPVYGVQPQAVEAEVLRMVEEDPTLTLVEGTGEGKPVEYIELPGDGSQVNWTTWVEKDRQFSVGCHSRGEPTYAHKAACRMAADTLTYQGER, from the coding sequence ATGCCAGCTAACTACGACACAGACCACGTCGTGACCGTCACCGTCGATGACATCGCCACCGTCATCGACGGTCCGGACACCGTCTACCGTTACGACCTGCCGGCCACCGGCATCATAGAAGGATGGGCCGTGCCCGCCGTCGTCGACCAAATCAAAGACCTCTGCTCCGAATACTGGCCCGACATCGAGGTCGTCATTACCGCCGATGAACGCACAACAGAGATGCTTGCCCGCACCCTGCTAAATAAAGGCATCGCCGCCTACTCAAGCAGCGTGCTACACAAAGACGACCCGCCACAACCCGTGGAATCCTATCCGCTTGAGGAGCCACAGCCAGGAGAATCACGGGCGGCTGTCTACCGCCCGCAGGCCCGGTCCGGTGCCAGCACACTGCTCACCCTCACAAACGCTGCAATCGCTGCGGTCGTCCTCCTCGTTATTGCACTGAGCTGGTGGGCAATCAGCTCAGCCCTGCCGGGAGCAACCCGGGACACACGCGCCGCCGACGAGACCACGGTGGCGCCCTCACCCGTCGCCACCACCTCAGACCCGGAAACCGAAGAGACAGTGGATAACGAGCCAGTCACTGTCAGCGGTGGGGGACTGGAGATGAAGACCCCACCCAACTTCACGCTCACAGCCCGCCCCGACGGCGCCTACACCGCTGAAGGGCCGGACCCGGATCTGCGCATCGTCGTGGCGGCGGATCCCGTCTACGGTGTGCAGCCCCAAGCCGTCGAAGCGGAAGTGCTGCGCATGGTGGAGGAGGATCCCACCCTGACGCTTGTTGAAGGCACAGGCGAGGGCAAACCGGTGGAGTATATCGAGCTTCCCGGCGACGGATCGCAGGTGAACTGGACCACGTGGGTGGAAAAAGATAGGCAGTTCTCCGTGGGCTGCCACTCGCGTGGAGAACCCACCTACGCCCACAAAGCGGCCTGCCGGATGGCTGCAGATACCCTCACTTACCAGGGAGAAAGATAA
- a CDS encoding WXG100 family type VII secretion target: protein MSGMFATESEVMVNTAKNVDATNDQVQAELNRVKSVVQDVAGSWKGSASTSFAGLMARWDDSAMRLRSALTDIATNIRSNASQFDSSEADNSQAFRSIEVQGLAL, encoded by the coding sequence ATGTCAGGAATGTTTGCAACCGAATCAGAGGTGATGGTCAACACCGCCAAGAACGTTGACGCCACCAATGACCAGGTCCAGGCGGAGCTCAACCGTGTGAAAAGCGTTGTCCAGGATGTAGCCGGAAGCTGGAAGGGCTCGGCCAGCACGTCCTTCGCGGGCCTCATGGCTCGTTGGGACGACTCAGCAATGCGCCTGCGCTCGGCGCTGACAGATATCGCCACCAACATTCGCTCCAACGCGTCGCAGTTCGACTCATCCGAGGCCGACAACTCGCAGGCGTTTCGCTCCATTGAGGTCCAAGGCCTCGCGCTGTAA
- a CDS encoding WXG100 family type VII secretion target, whose amino-acid sequence MESLIRYDFGAISAASADMRATSGRINGLLGDLKSQIAPMVSTWEGDSAVAYQDAQNRWDRAAGELNQILETIARTVEDGNQRMSEMNSRAAASWS is encoded by the coding sequence ATGGAATCACTGATTAGATACGACTTCGGCGCCATCTCGGCCGCCTCAGCTGACATGCGAGCCACCTCCGGTCGCATCAACGGACTGCTGGGAGATCTCAAGTCCCAGATCGCGCCGATGGTAAGCACATGGGAGGGCGACTCCGCTGTCGCCTACCAGGATGCTCAGAACCGGTGGGACCGCGCCGCCGGTGAACTTAACCAGATTCTGGAAACCATTGCCCGCACCGTCGAGGATGGCAACCAGCGGATGAGCGAGATGAACTCGCGCGCCGCCGCCAGCTGGTCGTAA
- the rplM gene encoding 50S ribosomal protein L13 — MSTYHPKSGDITRKWYVIDATDVVLGRLSTHAANLLRGKGKPQYAPNVDCGDYVIIINADKVAISSNKRDREFRYRHSGYPGGLKKLTLGRSLELHPERVIFEAIEGMMPHTRLSRASIKKLRVYAGAEHPYADKNPETYEIKQVAQ, encoded by the coding sequence GTGTCTACATACCACCCGAAGAGCGGTGACATTACCCGCAAGTGGTACGTCATCGACGCTACCGACGTGGTTCTGGGCCGCCTGTCTACCCACGCTGCAAACCTGCTTCGTGGCAAGGGCAAGCCTCAGTACGCACCCAACGTCGATTGTGGCGACTACGTCATCATCATCAACGCCGATAAGGTTGCGATTTCCTCCAACAAGCGCGACCGTGAGTTCCGCTACCGTCACTCCGGTTACCCGGGTGGCCTGAAGAAGCTGACCCTTGGTCGCTCCTTGGAGCTTCACCCCGAGCGCGTCATCTTCGAGGCGATTGAGGGCATGATGCCGCACACCCGCCTCTCCCGCGCTTCCATCAAGAAGCTGCGCGTGTACGCAGGTGCCGAGCACCCGTACGCCGACAAGAATCCCGAGACCTACGAGATTAAGCAGGTGGCACAGTGA
- the rpsI gene encoding 30S ribosomal protein S9 encodes MSEENVEKVENVEANEPNVASAEDIAAAQAATEEFTSTIGDSIAPEATEDTAAEASVLTPAELDHPIQTVGRRKRAIVRVTMVAGSGKITCNGRSLEEYFPNKLHQQDILSPLVLLERDGQFDIKANLKGGGPTGQAGAFRLAIARALNEFNINDRPALKKAGFLTRDSRAVERKKAGLHKARRAPQYSKR; translated from the coding sequence GTGAGCGAAGAGAACGTAGAGAAGGTAGAGAACGTAGAGGCCAACGAGCCGAACGTTGCTTCCGCAGAGGACATTGCTGCCGCCCAGGCTGCAACCGAGGAGTTCACCTCCACCATCGGTGATTCCATCGCTCCCGAGGCTACCGAGGACACCGCCGCTGAGGCTTCTGTTCTCACCCCGGCTGAGCTGGATCACCCGATTCAGACCGTCGGTCGCCGGAAGCGCGCCATCGTCCGTGTGACCATGGTTGCTGGCTCTGGCAAGATCACCTGCAACGGCCGTAGCCTGGAGGAGTACTTCCCCAACAAGCTGCACCAGCAGGATATCCTGTCCCCGCTCGTACTTCTCGAGCGCGACGGTCAGTTCGACATCAAGGCCAACCTCAAGGGTGGCGGCCCCACCGGCCAGGCCGGTGCTTTCCGCCTCGCGATCGCCCGTGCTCTTAACGAGTTCAACATCAACGATCGCCCGGCCCTGAAGAAGGCTGGCTTCCTCACCCGCGATTCCCGTGCGGTGGAGCGCAAGAAGGCCGGTCTGCACAAGGCACGTCGTGCCCCGCAGTACTCCAAGCGTTAA
- the glmM gene encoding phosphoglucosamine mutase → MARLFGTDGVRGLANKTLTAPLALRLGAAAAHVLTRDADTTKRRPVAVVGRDPRVSGEMLAAALSAGMASQGVDVLRVGIIPTPAVAFLTDDYDADMGVVISASHNPMPDNGIKFFSRGGHKLPDAVEDEIEQVMQTLPDDGPTGHSIGKVIEEAPDAKERYLDHLAACVDTDLTGITLVVDCANGAASKVAPEAYKNAGATVIPMYNTPDSYNINENCGSTHIDKLQAAVVKHGADLGLAHDGDADRCLAVDKHGNVVDGDQIMAIIATAMKDRGDLKDNTLVATVMSNLGLKLAMNDHGIDLKTTKVGDRYVLEELRASDLSLGGEQSGHIVFPDWGTTGDGLLTGLSLMARMAETGKPLDELASIMTVLPQVLVNVPVSDKTVIADSTQVKEAIAVAEEELGEAGRVLLRPSGTEELFRVMVEAPDEATARKIAGRLAAVVADV, encoded by the coding sequence ATGGCTCGACTTTTTGGAACTGACGGAGTTCGCGGACTGGCGAACAAAACTTTGACCGCGCCTCTGGCATTGCGCCTTGGTGCCGCGGCAGCCCACGTGCTCACGCGCGATGCAGATACGACAAAGCGACGCCCCGTCGCCGTCGTCGGGCGTGACCCGCGCGTCTCCGGCGAGATGCTCGCCGCAGCGCTTTCTGCCGGCATGGCCAGCCAGGGCGTCGATGTCCTCCGCGTGGGCATCATCCCCACCCCTGCCGTCGCCTTCCTCACAGATGATTACGATGCCGACATGGGTGTTGTTATCTCCGCGTCCCACAACCCGATGCCGGACAACGGTATCAAGTTCTTCTCTCGCGGCGGGCACAAGCTTCCCGACGCCGTTGAGGACGAAATCGAGCAGGTCATGCAGACTCTTCCCGACGACGGGCCGACGGGTCACTCCATCGGCAAGGTGATCGAGGAAGCTCCCGACGCGAAGGAGCGCTACCTTGACCACCTCGCAGCCTGCGTCGACACGGATCTCACCGGCATCACCCTCGTCGTTGACTGTGCCAACGGCGCAGCGAGCAAGGTAGCACCCGAGGCCTACAAGAATGCCGGTGCCACCGTCATCCCCATGTACAACACGCCCGACTCGTACAACATCAACGAGAATTGTGGTTCCACCCACATCGACAAGCTCCAGGCAGCCGTCGTCAAGCATGGAGCAGACCTCGGCCTCGCGCACGACGGTGACGCGGACCGCTGCCTCGCCGTCGACAAGCATGGAAACGTCGTGGACGGTGACCAGATCATGGCAATCATCGCCACAGCCATGAAGGATCGAGGAGACCTGAAGGACAACACCCTCGTTGCCACGGTGATGAGCAACCTCGGCCTCAAGCTGGCGATGAACGACCACGGCATCGACCTGAAGACCACCAAAGTGGGCGACCGCTACGTGCTCGAGGAACTGCGCGCCAGCGACCTCAGCCTCGGTGGCGAGCAGTCCGGCCACATTGTCTTCCCCGACTGGGGGACGACCGGCGACGGCCTGCTCACGGGTCTGTCGCTCATGGCCCGCATGGCGGAGACCGGCAAGCCCCTCGACGAGCTCGCCTCCATCATGACGGTCCTGCCGCAGGTGCTGGTCAACGTTCCCGTCTCCGACAAGACCGTGATCGCGGATTCCACCCAGGTGAAGGAAGCCATCGCCGTCGCCGAGGAAGAACTCGGCGAGGCCGGTCGCGTCCTCCTTCGCCCCTCGGGCACGGAAGAATTGTTCCGCGTCATGGTGGAAGCGCCCGACGAGGCGACCGCCCGGAAGATCGCCGGCAGGCTCGCCGCCGTCGTCGCCGACGTGTAG
- a CDS encoding poly(ethylene terephthalate) hydrolase family protein — MAENLKKQLSVLSKRGPHRVLVGDLDFAGLPGKVYTPAEGSGIPGVAFGHDWMLGLKRYHATLRHLASWGIAVAAPSTETGFTPNHRGFAADLQTALQVLAGVKLGSGNVTVSPKKLGLAGHGMGGGAAILAALDNPQAKAVATIFPAVTSPSNYEAAKHMTVPGLVIDSETNGLMDAGNPATVAFNWGADVAYRQISNGNQLGFAEGALLHLFVGLGLPQTSAQENIRGLVTGFLLHQLGGEKKYSAFSAFEAEAKNVGYLTREELADRADIEKVDTSSIFKRS, encoded by the coding sequence GTGGCTGAAAATCTAAAGAAGCAATTGTCCGTGTTGTCCAAGCGTGGCCCCCACCGTGTTCTCGTGGGTGACCTCGACTTCGCCGGCCTACCCGGCAAGGTGTATACACCTGCTGAAGGCTCCGGTATCCCCGGCGTGGCGTTCGGACACGACTGGATGCTGGGTCTCAAGCGTTACCACGCAACCCTCCGCCACCTCGCGAGTTGGGGAATCGCCGTGGCGGCTCCGTCCACGGAAACGGGCTTCACCCCAAACCACCGTGGGTTCGCCGCCGACCTTCAAACCGCGTTACAGGTGCTCGCGGGTGTGAAGCTGGGAAGTGGCAACGTAACCGTGTCTCCAAAGAAGCTTGGCTTGGCAGGTCACGGAATGGGCGGTGGAGCTGCCATTCTCGCGGCGCTTGATAACCCGCAGGCCAAGGCCGTCGCCACGATTTTCCCCGCCGTGACTAGCCCGTCGAACTACGAGGCTGCCAAGCATATGACAGTGCCCGGTCTCGTCATCGATTCCGAAACCAACGGCCTCATGGATGCGGGCAATCCCGCCACGGTGGCGTTCAACTGGGGCGCGGATGTGGCCTACAGGCAGATCTCCAACGGCAACCAGCTCGGCTTCGCCGAGGGAGCTCTCCTTCACCTCTTCGTCGGCCTCGGCCTGCCACAGACTTCCGCCCAAGAGAACATCCGCGGTCTTGTCACGGGCTTCCTGCTGCACCAGCTTGGTGGCGAAAAGAAGTACTCCGCCTTCTCTGCCTTCGAGGCGGAGGCAAAAAATGTTGGCTACCTCACCCGCGAGGAGCTTGCCGACCGCGCGGACATCGAGAAGGTTGACACCTCCTCCATCTTCAAGCGCTCCTAG
- a CDS encoding CAP domain-containing protein, with amino-acid sequence MVGKHGHSCGYRLLSAATAGAVLSTALVVAPCPPEATAAPAAPSTAAGSSQDPLTTWMEQTATQLSTLLVGFAARVGAPQQVQDMIRRVIVDLVAVATGWQAVDGIVNIMDRQRGLDSRADVVLQNERVLFNKINAERLHRGLPALQWDDDVAASSVAWADHLVASTPGAQAPALVHETGSYYFNHAGELLFGGQGSWVDANRAFAEWMKSPGHEAALMYEPHRFAGVGIVQRGGKTVIVVRLADKPGRTIR; translated from the coding sequence GTGGTAGGAAAGCACGGACACTCATGCGGGTACCGTCTGCTGTCCGCTGCGACGGCGGGCGCGGTGCTGAGTACCGCCCTGGTTGTCGCTCCGTGTCCGCCGGAAGCCACGGCCGCCCCTGCAGCCCCGTCTACCGCTGCCGGGTCGTCGCAGGATCCGCTCACTACCTGGATGGAACAAACCGCCACGCAGCTGTCCACACTCCTGGTCGGGTTTGCGGCGCGTGTCGGGGCGCCACAGCAGGTGCAGGACATGATTCGGCGGGTGATCGTGGATCTCGTCGCCGTGGCCACAGGCTGGCAGGCTGTCGACGGGATCGTCAATATCATGGATCGGCAGCGGGGCTTGGACTCGCGGGCGGACGTCGTGCTGCAGAACGAGCGGGTGCTTTTTAACAAGATCAATGCCGAACGGCTCCATCGGGGTTTACCTGCCCTCCAGTGGGACGACGATGTGGCAGCCAGCTCTGTGGCTTGGGCAGATCACCTGGTCGCGTCAACGCCTGGTGCGCAGGCCCCTGCGCTCGTCCATGAGACGGGTTCGTACTACTTCAACCACGCCGGTGAGCTGCTCTTCGGCGGTCAGGGATCGTGGGTGGACGCGAATCGGGCATTTGCTGAGTGGATGAAAAGCCCCGGCCATGAGGCGGCGCTGATGTATGAGCCACACCGTTTCGCGGGTGTGGGAATTGTTCAGCGTGGCGGAAAGACTGTCATTGTTGTGCGCTTGGCGGATAAGCCTGGTCGCACCATTCGGTAG